The Aedes aegypti strain LVP_AGWG chromosome 3, AaegL5.0 Primary Assembly, whole genome shotgun sequence genome contains a region encoding:
- the LOC110677852 gene encoding 39S ribosomal protein L35, mitochondrial encodes MLRAIVCIAARNLTRPSCVSRLAATPKPIDSLSDLTRSFSTLLRIGNAPGQLRTPFTVTAQNPKPSISNPVAVQLPQPNRTVIKFSMRSGKRKSVKPVMKRFKRLDWGGWIRTKAGRHKHMWKKSAGRKRRLRQHVLVNSQQATLLDKMVTKYWKRPRHYINDPYTPYHTREEFRETRRKPVKY; translated from the exons ATGTTGCGGGCGATTGTTTGCATAG CGGCCAGAAATCTTACACGGCCATCCTGTGTCAGTCGCTTGGCTGCCACCCCGAAGCCGATCGACAGCCTCAGTGACCTAACTCGCAGCTTTTCCACCCTTCTACGGATCGGAAATGCTCCTGGTCAACTGCGAACCCCCTTCACAGTCACCGCTCAAAACCCCAAACCCAGCATTTCGAACCCGGTCGCTGTTCAGCTGCCACAACCGAACCGTACGGTTATCAAATTTTCCATGCGCAGCGGTAAACGAAAGAGCGTCAAACCGGTCATGAAGCGATTCAAGCGGCTCGACTGGGGAGGATGGATCCGGACCAAAGCCGGTCGCCACAAGCACATGTGGAAGAAATCGGCTGGCCGAAAGCGCCGTCTAAGGCAACACGTGCTGGTCAATTCGCAGCAGGCAACGCTGCTCGATAAGATGGTGACGAAGTACTGGAAGAGACCGCGGCACTACATCAACGATCCGTACACGCCGTACCACACGAGGGAGGAATTCCGCGAAACCAGACGCAAACCGGTGAAATATTGA